A portion of the Cellulophaga algicola DSM 14237 genome contains these proteins:
- a CDS encoding acyl-CoA dehydrogenase — MDFTLSEEQLMIQQAARDFAQNELLPGVIERDEEQKFPKEQIKKLGELGFLGMMVDPKYGGSGLDTLSYAIAMEELSKIDASASVVVSVNNSLVCWGLEMFANEEQKQKYLTKLATGEMIGAFCLSEPEAGSDATSQKTTAIDKGDHYLLNGTKNWITNGSTAGVYLVIAQTDIEKGHKGINALIVEKGTPGFEIGPKENKLGIRGSDTHSLMFNDVKVPKENRIGEDGFGFKFAMKTLSGGRIGIAAQALGIAAGAYELALKYSKERKSFGTEICNHQAIAFKLADMHTEIEAARLLVYKAALDKDNGKNYDLSSAMAKLYASKVAMDTTVEAVQIHGGNGFVKDYHVERLMRDAKITQIYEGTSEIQKIVISRSIISK, encoded by the coding sequence ATGGATTTTACATTATCAGAAGAACAATTAATGATTCAACAAGCGGCTAGAGATTTTGCTCAAAATGAATTACTGCCAGGAGTTATAGAAAGAGATGAAGAGCAAAAATTCCCAAAAGAACAAATTAAAAAACTAGGCGAGCTTGGGTTTTTAGGTATGATGGTTGACCCAAAATACGGAGGGAGCGGACTTGACACCTTATCTTATGCTATTGCCATGGAGGAGCTTTCTAAAATTGATGCTTCGGCCTCTGTAGTTGTTTCTGTAAACAATTCTTTAGTTTGTTGGGGATTAGAAATGTTTGCAAACGAAGAACAAAAACAAAAATACCTTACCAAATTGGCTACCGGCGAAATGATCGGTGCTTTTTGCTTATCTGAACCTGAAGCTGGCAGTGATGCAACATCGCAAAAAACAACCGCTATAGACAAAGGAGATCACTACCTATTAAATGGAACCAAAAACTGGATCACAAACGGTAGTACCGCGGGAGTTTATTTAGTGATTGCCCAAACAGATATTGAAAAAGGCCACAAAGGTATTAACGCCCTTATTGTAGAAAAAGGCACCCCAGGATTTGAAATTGGCCCTAAAGAAAATAAACTAGGTATTAGAGGTAGCGACACGCATTCTTTAATGTTTAATGATGTAAAAGTACCTAAAGAAAATAGAATTGGTGAAGATGGTTTTGGCTTTAAATTTGCAATGAAAACCTTGAGCGGAGGAAGAATTGGCATTGCAGCACAAGCATTAGGTATTGCAGCAGGAGCTTACGAACTTGCGCTTAAATATTCAAAAGAACGCAAATCTTTTGGTACAGAAATATGCAACCACCAAGCAATAGCCTTTAAATTGGCAGATATGCATACCGAAATTGAGGCTGCTCGTTTGTTAGTTTACAAAGCTGCATTAGACAAAGACAACGGGAAAAACTACGACCTGTCTAGCGCTATGGCAAAACTATACGCATCAAAAGTAGCTATGGATACCACCGTAGAAGCGGTTCAAATTCACGGAGGAAATGGTTTCGTAAAAGATTACCATGTAGAACGATTAATGAGAGATGCTAAAATCACTCAAATCTATGAAGGAACATCAGAAATACAAAAAATAGTCATTTCAAGAAGTATTATTAGCAAGTAA
- a CDS encoding substrate import-associated zinc metallohydrolase lipoprotein, producing the protein MNIKNKKDIKLANACAYLIAVIAIIILSSCSEEDSFEGSALDTSTPKLSVLDSYIRTNYVSAYNIDVLYKWNENVVDNNRFLFPPVEQNVQPVLEVVEKIWLDSYSEVGGTNFVKLVAPRQLLLVGGRNYNQSGTILLGLAEGGKRITLFETDLVDVSDKANITRFLSTIQHEYCHILNQTIPFNEDGFGEITPSEYTGQWFNTSIADARELGFISDYARSSVVEDFAEMVNFMLINSNEEYNAIIDGITDEDARNSIRSKEVIVADYFIKQWDINIYELQEVTARNTQEVINN; encoded by the coding sequence ATGAATATTAAAAATAAAAAAGATATAAAATTGGCAAATGCATGTGCTTATTTAATAGCTGTAATTGCCATTATTATTTTGAGCTCTTGTTCGGAAGAAGATTCTTTTGAAGGTAGTGCTTTAGATACTAGTACCCCTAAACTTTCCGTATTAGACTCCTATATTAGAACCAATTATGTTTCTGCATATAATATTGATGTGCTTTATAAATGGAATGAAAATGTGGTAGATAATAATAGGTTTTTATTTCCGCCAGTTGAGCAAAATGTACAGCCGGTTCTAGAAGTTGTAGAGAAAATATGGTTAGACTCTTATTCGGAAGTTGGAGGAACTAATTTTGTAAAGTTAGTAGCACCTAGACAATTGTTGTTAGTGGGTGGGCGAAATTATAACCAATCTGGGACTATTCTTTTAGGTCTTGCAGAGGGTGGTAAACGTATTACGCTGTTTGAAACAGATTTGGTAGATGTTTCTGATAAAGCAAACATTACGCGTTTTTTATCTACGATTCAACACGAATATTGTCATATTTTAAATCAAACAATTCCTTTTAATGAAGACGGGTTCGGGGAGATTACCCCATCAGAATACACTGGCCAATGGTTTAATACGAGTATTGCAGATGCTAGAGAATTAGGTTTTATTTCTGATTACGCTAGGAGTAGTGTTGTGGAGGATTTTGCTGAAATGGTAAACTTTATGTTGATCAATTCTAATGAGGAATATAATGCTATAATTGATGGGATAACTGATGAAGATGCTAGGAATAGTATTAGAAGTAAAGAGGTAATTGTAGCTGATTATTTTATTAAGCAATGGGATATAAATATCTACGAATTACAGGAGGTAACGGCTAGAAATACACAAGAAGTTATAAATAATTAG
- a CDS encoding DUF4302 domain-containing protein translates to MKKSKYIIPNLLVVLLSLFLINCSDEENSEVFNESPAERTNAQKQELKTALQSSETGWKAVYFTSPEELGGFTFFFNFLDDETVEMTSDFDDDFTVTKSKYDVVLGSTIKLSFTTKNDIHKLSDSANPPDSDLLGEGYLGDFEFLYYGIDETTGDLIFRTNRTQEELRFTKAAPNEVQNIIDSRNIARELTDSEKSVYQNVIVTIEGTTEVFDFSLNVNRRFIAISNDSDSYSFGIAYNEKGFTVSPPLEIKGQEISEFTYNVEADKFIADLGSGNMAEIAFLDAPSNPTDDNLLVVSAVNRYGFFTENLYSTNTSSINFRKSIDEINVQLAPFGYTLSTAVLNFNIDGDPVVNSVGYGLANTSDGSFAGTVSHFVTYENLNGKLILSDNGWDIPSFAPLFASLDEALLNTEGLYVKEEIFRVQPFTGSAIFTFTSAADPSFRMTTYAFQ, encoded by the coding sequence ATGAAAAAAAGTAAATATATAATACCTAATTTATTAGTAGTGCTCCTGAGTCTTTTTCTGATAAATTGCTCAGATGAAGAGAATTCTGAGGTTTTTAATGAAAGTCCCGCGGAAAGAACAAATGCTCAAAAGCAAGAGTTAAAAACAGCACTACAGTCTTCTGAGACGGGTTGGAAAGCTGTTTATTTTACTAGCCCAGAAGAGTTAGGAGGTTTTACATTCTTTTTTAATTTTTTAGATGATGAAACGGTAGAAATGACCTCAGATTTTGATGATGATTTTACGGTTACCAAAAGTAAATATGATGTTGTTTTAGGGAGTACCATCAAATTGTCATTTACCACTAAGAATGATATTCATAAATTATCAGACTCTGCTAATCCTCCAGATTCAGATTTATTGGGTGAGGGATATTTAGGAGATTTTGAGTTTTTATATTATGGTATTGACGAGACTACAGGAGATTTAATCTTTAGAACCAATAGAACCCAAGAAGAGTTGCGCTTTACGAAAGCAGCTCCTAATGAAGTTCAAAATATTATTGATAGCAGGAATATTGCTAGGGAGTTAACAGATTCAGAAAAATCTGTGTATCAAAATGTTATTGTTACTATTGAAGGAACTACAGAGGTTTTTGATTTTTCATTGAATGTAAATAGAAGATTCATTGCTATTTCAAATGATTCTGATTCCTATTCTTTTGGGATCGCTTATAATGAAAAAGGTTTTACGGTGAGTCCGCCTCTTGAGATTAAGGGGCAAGAAATTTCTGAGTTTACATACAACGTAGAGGCTGATAAGTTTATAGCAGACCTAGGCTCTGGAAATATGGCAGAGATCGCATTCTTGGATGCGCCTTCTAATCCTACCGATGATAATTTACTAGTGGTAAGTGCGGTAAATAGGTATGGTTTTTTTACTGAAAATTTATACAGTACGAATACTTCTTCCATTAATTTCAGAAAAAGTATCGATGAAATAAACGTTCAATTAGCTCCTTTTGGTTATACTCTTTCAACAGCTGTACTTAATTTTAATATAGATGGAGATCCTGTTGTAAATTCTGTTGGTTATGGGTTGGCAAATACTTCGGACGGTTCGTTTGCAGGAACAGTGTCTCATTTTGTTACGTATGAAAATTTGAATGGAAAGTTAATTTTAAGTGATAATGGTTGGGATATTCCTTCATTTGCTCCTCTTTTCGCAAGTTTAGATGAGGCACTCTTAAATACGGAAGGCTTATATGTAAAAGAAGAAATTTTTAGAGTTCAACCTTTTACAGGGAGTGCCATATTCACATTTACCAGTGCGGCAGATCCTAGTTTTAGAATGACAACCTATGCCTTTCAATAG
- a CDS encoding glutamate synthase subunit beta, which yields MGKITGFLEFDRKVEAYAPVEERIKNYKEFTEPLDSKEMKDQGARCMDCGIPFCHSGCPLGNLIPDFNDAVYRGKWEKAATILHSTNNFPEFTGRLCPAPCEEACVLGINEDPVTIENIEKNIVETAFEKGWIIANPPETRTGKTVAVIGSGPSGLAAAQQLNRAGHLVTVFERDQKVGGLMRYGIPDFKMEKNVIDRRVKVLEEEGIIFKTGVHIGVDIKADALKNDFDALVLCGGATVRRSLPIEGSDLKGVVQAMDFLAQNNRRVDGITDLGEEIKATGKDVVVIGGGDTGSDCIGTSIRHGANSVSNFEIMSKGTPERPEDQPWPFWPMRLRTSSSHKEGAERFFSISTKKFVGDKDGNLKGLITSEVEWIKEPGKRPLLKEVEGTEKEWKCNLVLLALGFTGSEMTIADQLGLQADPRTNIKATAKDYMTNVPGVFVAGDQRRGQSLIVWAISEGRQAAYHIDTYLMGTTSALPLKGEGDLPRI from the coding sequence ATGGGTAAGATTACAGGATTTTTAGAATTCGATAGAAAAGTTGAAGCATATGCTCCAGTTGAGGAACGTATAAAAAATTATAAAGAATTTACAGAGCCGCTTGATTCTAAAGAAATGAAGGATCAAGGCGCTAGATGTATGGATTGTGGTATTCCTTTTTGCCATAGTGGCTGTCCTTTAGGAAACTTAATTCCTGATTTTAACGATGCCGTGTATCGTGGGAAATGGGAAAAAGCAGCAACCATCTTACATTCTACTAATAACTTTCCAGAATTTACAGGCCGCTTATGTCCTGCTCCATGCGAAGAAGCTTGTGTGTTAGGCATTAACGAAGATCCTGTTACAATAGAAAATATTGAAAAGAATATTGTGGAAACTGCTTTTGAAAAAGGATGGATTATAGCTAATCCTCCTGAAACAAGAACAGGAAAAACTGTTGCTGTAATTGGCTCTGGTCCTTCTGGACTAGCTGCTGCGCAACAATTAAACCGCGCAGGTCATTTAGTTACCGTTTTTGAAAGAGATCAAAAAGTTGGTGGATTAATGCGTTATGGTATTCCAGACTTTAAAATGGAAAAAAATGTTATCGATCGAAGAGTTAAAGTTCTTGAAGAGGAAGGCATTATTTTTAAAACTGGTGTTCATATTGGCGTTGATATAAAGGCTGATGCTCTGAAAAATGATTTTGATGCACTCGTTTTATGTGGAGGCGCTACTGTTAGAAGAAGTCTTCCAATAGAAGGCTCTGATTTAAAAGGAGTTGTACAAGCAATGGATTTCTTAGCACAGAATAATAGACGTGTAGATGGCATAACAGACTTAGGAGAAGAGATAAAGGCTACAGGCAAAGATGTTGTGGTTATTGGTGGTGGAGATACGGGTTCTGATTGTATCGGAACTTCTATTAGACATGGTGCTAATTCTGTTTCTAACTTTGAGATTATGTCAAAAGGAACTCCAGAAAGACCAGAAGACCAACCTTGGCCATTTTGGCCAATGCGTTTACGTACAAGTTCTTCTCACAAAGAAGGTGCAGAACGTTTCTTTAGTATTTCTACCAAGAAATTTGTGGGAGATAAAGACGGCAACCTAAAAGGTTTGATCACTTCTGAAGTAGAATGGATCAAAGAACCTGGCAAAAGACCACTTTTAAAAGAGGTTGAAGGCACAGAAAAAGAGTGGAAATGTAATCTAGTTTTATTAGCCTTAGGATTTACAGGTTCAGAGATGACTATCGCAGATCAACTTGGCCTGCAAGCGGACCCTAGAACTAATATAAAGGCAACAGCTAAAGATTATATGACAAATGTTCCTGGAGTATTTGTTGCAGGAGATCAGCGAAGAGGACAATCCTTAATCGTTTGGGCTATTTCTGAAGGAAGACAAGCTGCCTATCATATAGATACGTATTTAATGGGAACTACATCTGCCTTACCTCTAAAAGGTGAAGGAGATTTACCTAGAATCTAA
- the gltB gene encoding glutamate synthase large subunit, whose translation MALKKQGLYLPEFEHDNCGAGFICSLKGKKSNDIIHKALEILEKLEHRGAVSSDGKTGDGAGILIDIPHDFFQEVCNFELPAAGEYATGNIFLPQKDNQRDFCISVFEENIKKQGLKLLGWRDVPVNKSVPGRIAMETEPFVKQIFVAKENSAQTFFDFNLKLYIARKTTEHTIIDSKLSESKFFYVPSLSTKIIIFKGLLMPEDISLYYKDLMDPRVVTRLALVHQRFSTNTFPTWDLAQPFRYMCHNGEINTLRGNVTRMRSREELLKSDFFGDEIKNIIPIILPGKSDSATMDMVVELLLMTGRSLPEVMMILVPEAWEKNPDMSEAKRAFYEYNSCLSEPWDGPASIPFTDGNYIGAVLDRNGLRPSRYTVTKDGNVIMSSETGVVDIEPENIEMHGRLEPGKMFLVNMEEGRIVNDEEIKEEIANRHPYKKWLDKNLVHLKDIPYNDCPLFLNEASLAKRKATFGYTLEDINTIILPMGKTAKEPLGSMGSDTPIAILSERPQLIYNYFKQLFAQVTNPPLDGIREELITDISLTLGSDHNIFDFTELHCRKLKIQNPVISKEDLDKIKNYDASPDYKVTSIPILYEVSKGNNGLEDALQDMLNQASKAIDEGTNIIILSDRNVSEKLAPIPALLACSFVNSGLQRLKKRSKLSVIIESAEPREVHHFALLFGFGASAINPYLVNEIIAEQIEEHDITEFTKEEAIRNYNKAVGKGILKVMNKIGISTLNSYRGSQLFECIGINTKVVEKYFPNTATRIQGIGLYEIEKEIAKRHQTAFTNKHIAANLDLEMGGEYRWRRDGEKHMFNPLSIAKLQQSVRNNEPESYKEFAKMVNEQSKSLMTIRGLFEFSNYDPIPLDEVEPWTEIVKRFKTGAMSYGSISKEAHENLAIAMNRIGGKSNSGEGGEDAERFYKNSTGDWKNSAIKQVASGRFGVTSNYLTNASEIQIKMAQGAKPGEGGQLPGAKVNPSIAKTRNSTPYVGLISPPPHHDIYSIEDLSQLIFDLKSANREARINVKLVSEVGVGTVAAGVSKAKADVILISGFDGGTGASPLTSLKHCGLPWELGIAEAQQTLVMNDLRNRIVLECDGQLKTGRDVAVACLLGAEEFGFATAPLVASGCIMMRVCHLNTCPVGIATQNPDLRKKFKGKPEHVVNYMYFVAQELREIMAQLGFRTINEMVGQVQKLDRNKAIDHYKAAGIDLTPILYKVDVPAGTKFYNTQKQQHHIEESIEFDIIAKAHPALFRKEKMSIDYPIKNTDRAVGAIISNEISKIYGAEGLPENTLKLNFTGSAGQSFGAFSTKGITMIVNGNTNDYLGKGLSGAKLIIKVPGKATFKPEENVITGNVTLYGATSGEAYINGKAGERFCVRNSGAKAVVEGIGDHGCEYMTGGIAVILGEVGRNFGAGMSGGVAYIYDKNKTFEKNCNKEALNLLPVDEDKDIAELRALIENHYNATFSPLAQRILEKWEEALPLFTKILPEEYKQALIRLEKEKLETI comes from the coding sequence ATGGCGTTGAAAAAGCAAGGGTTATACCTACCGGAATTTGAGCATGATAACTGTGGTGCAGGTTTTATATGCAGTCTTAAAGGAAAGAAGTCTAATGATATAATCCATAAAGCACTTGAGATTCTAGAGAAACTAGAGCACCGTGGTGCAGTAAGCTCGGATGGTAAAACAGGTGATGGTGCAGGAATATTAATTGATATCCCTCATGATTTTTTCCAAGAAGTTTGCAACTTTGAACTACCAGCTGCTGGAGAATATGCTACCGGAAATATTTTTCTACCTCAAAAAGACAATCAAAGAGATTTTTGTATTTCAGTTTTCGAAGAAAATATAAAAAAACAAGGCTTAAAACTTCTAGGCTGGAGAGATGTTCCTGTAAACAAATCTGTTCCTGGACGAATTGCTATGGAAACAGAGCCGTTTGTAAAACAAATATTTGTTGCTAAAGAAAATTCAGCGCAAACTTTTTTCGATTTTAATTTAAAGCTGTACATCGCCAGAAAAACTACAGAACACACTATAATTGACTCTAAGTTATCAGAAAGTAAATTTTTCTATGTACCTAGCTTGTCAACAAAAATTATCATATTTAAAGGCTTATTAATGCCTGAAGACATTAGTCTTTACTACAAAGATTTAATGGATCCTAGGGTAGTAACAAGGCTTGCTCTTGTACACCAACGTTTTTCTACGAACACATTCCCTACTTGGGATTTGGCACAACCGTTTAGGTACATGTGTCATAACGGAGAGATAAACACCTTAAGAGGTAATGTTACCCGTATGCGTTCTCGTGAAGAATTACTTAAGAGTGATTTCTTTGGCGACGAAATAAAAAATATTATCCCTATAATTCTTCCAGGAAAGTCAGATTCTGCAACTATGGATATGGTTGTTGAATTATTATTGATGACTGGACGCTCATTACCTGAAGTAATGATGATCTTAGTTCCTGAAGCTTGGGAGAAAAATCCTGACATGTCTGAAGCTAAAAGAGCTTTTTATGAATATAACTCTTGTTTATCTGAACCATGGGATGGCCCAGCGTCAATTCCGTTTACAGATGGAAACTATATTGGAGCTGTATTAGACAGAAATGGACTAAGACCTTCTCGATACACCGTAACTAAAGATGGTAATGTTATCATGTCTTCTGAAACTGGTGTTGTAGATATTGAACCAGAAAACATTGAAATGCATGGTCGTTTAGAGCCAGGCAAAATGTTTTTGGTAAATATGGAGGAAGGCCGTATTGTAAATGACGAAGAAATAAAAGAAGAAATTGCGAATAGACATCCTTATAAAAAATGGCTAGATAAAAATTTAGTCCACCTTAAAGATATTCCTTATAATGATTGTCCATTATTTTTAAATGAAGCATCATTAGCTAAGAGAAAAGCAACTTTTGGATACACGTTAGAAGATATAAATACGATTATTCTTCCTATGGGAAAAACGGCAAAAGAACCTCTAGGTTCTATGGGTAGTGATACTCCTATTGCCATATTATCCGAACGTCCTCAATTAATCTATAATTACTTTAAACAGTTATTCGCTCAAGTTACGAATCCTCCATTAGACGGTATTCGCGAAGAGTTAATTACAGATATTAGTTTAACATTAGGTAGCGATCATAATATTTTTGATTTTACAGAACTTCATTGTCGTAAATTAAAAATTCAGAATCCTGTTATTTCTAAAGAGGATTTAGATAAGATTAAAAACTACGATGCTAGTCCAGATTATAAAGTAACGTCAATTCCCATTTTATATGAAGTAAGTAAAGGGAATAACGGACTTGAAGACGCTCTTCAAGATATGCTTAACCAAGCTAGTAAAGCTATTGATGAGGGTACAAATATTATTATCCTTTCTGATAGAAATGTTAGCGAGAAATTAGCACCAATTCCTGCACTTTTAGCATGTTCATTTGTTAATAGCGGTTTACAAAGACTTAAAAAAAGGTCTAAACTAAGCGTTATTATTGAGTCTGCAGAACCAAGAGAAGTACATCACTTTGCTTTATTATTTGGTTTTGGAGCAAGTGCTATTAACCCTTATTTGGTTAACGAAATTATTGCAGAACAAATAGAAGAACACGACATTACTGAGTTTACAAAAGAAGAGGCTATTAGAAATTACAACAAAGCTGTTGGAAAAGGCATCTTAAAAGTAATGAACAAAATAGGAATCTCTACCTTAAACTCTTACAGAGGCTCGCAATTATTTGAATGTATAGGAATTAACACGAAAGTTGTTGAGAAATATTTTCCAAATACAGCGACAAGGATTCAAGGTATCGGACTTTACGAAATTGAAAAAGAAATTGCTAAACGCCACCAGACCGCGTTTACCAACAAACATATTGCCGCCAACTTAGACCTAGAAATGGGTGGTGAGTACCGATGGAGAAGAGATGGAGAAAAACACATGTTCAATCCATTATCTATTGCTAAACTGCAACAGTCTGTTCGTAATAATGAGCCAGAATCTTACAAGGAATTTGCTAAGATGGTGAATGAGCAGTCTAAAAGTTTAATGACAATTAGAGGTTTGTTTGAATTCTCTAACTACGATCCTATTCCTTTAGATGAAGTTGAACCTTGGACAGAAATTGTAAAACGTTTTAAAACGGGTGCAATGTCTTATGGCTCTATTAGTAAGGAAGCTCATGAGAACTTAGCCATCGCTATGAATAGAATTGGCGGAAAAAGTAATTCTGGTGAAGGAGGAGAAGATGCGGAACGTTTTTACAAAAATTCTACTGGAGATTGGAAAAACAGTGCTATAAAACAAGTAGCGTCAGGTAGGTTTGGAGTAACCTCTAACTACTTAACGAATGCTTCAGAGATACAAATAAAAATGGCACAAGGTGCCAAACCAGGAGAAGGTGGTCAATTACCCGGTGCAAAAGTAAATCCATCAATTGCTAAGACTAGAAATTCTACGCCTTATGTTGGTTTAATTTCGCCACCACCCCATCATGATATTTATTCTATTGAAGATTTATCACAATTAATTTTCGATTTAAAGTCTGCCAATAGAGAAGCACGTATTAATGTAAAACTTGTTTCCGAAGTTGGTGTTGGTACTGTTGCTGCAGGAGTTTCTAAAGCAAAAGCAGATGTAATTTTAATCTCTGGTTTTGATGGTGGTACAGGAGCATCTCCTTTAACCTCTTTAAAACATTGTGGCTTACCATGGGAACTTGGTATAGCAGAAGCCCAACAAACTTTAGTAATGAACGATCTTAGAAATAGAATTGTTCTAGAATGCGATGGTCAATTAAAAACAGGTCGTGATGTTGCTGTAGCTTGCTTATTAGGTGCAGAAGAATTTGGTTTCGCAACAGCGCCCTTAGTAGCCTCTGGTTGTATTATGATGCGTGTATGTCACTTAAATACATGCCCAGTAGGGATTGCAACCCAAAATCCGGATTTGAGAAAAAAATTCAAAGGGAAACCGGAGCATGTTGTAAACTATATGTATTTTGTAGCACAAGAACTGAGAGAGATTATGGCTCAGTTAGGCTTTAGAACCATTAATGAAATGGTAGGTCAAGTACAGAAACTGGACAGAAATAAAGCTATTGATCATTATAAAGCAGCAGGAATAGATTTAACTCCTATTCTATATAAGGTTGATGTACCTGCGGGAACTAAATTTTACAATACACAAAAACAACAACACCATATAGAAGAATCTATTGAGTTTGATATTATTGCAAAAGCTCACCCAGCTCTTTTTAGAAAAGAAAAGATGAGTATTGATTATCCTATCAAAAATACAGATAGAGCGGTTGGAGCTATTATTAGTAACGAGATTTCGAAAATTTATGGTGCTGAAGGTTTACCTGAAAACACTTTAAAACTAAATTTCACAGGTTCTGCTGGTCAAAGTTTTGGCGCATTTAGTACCAAAGGAATTACGATGATTGTTAACGGTAACACCAATGATTACCTCGGAAAAGGTTTATCTGGAGCTAAATTAATCATTAAGGTTCCTGGTAAAGCAACATTTAAACCAGAAGAGAATGTTATCACCGGAAATGTAACCCTTTATGGAGCTACTTCTGGAGAGGCGTATATAAATGGTAAAGCAGGAGAACGTTTTTGTGTACGTAACTCTGGCGCAAAAGCTGTAGTAGAAGGTATTGGAGATCACGGTTGTGAATATATGACAGGAGGTATCGCTGTTATCTTAGGAGAAGTTGGTCGTAATTTCGGCGCAGGTATGAGTGGCGGTGTTGCTTATATCTATGACAAGAATAAAACCTTTGAGAAAAACTGCAATAAAGAGGCACTAAACTTACTACCTGTTGATGAAGATAAAGATATTGCTGAATTAAGAGCATTGATTGAAAATCACTACAACGCAACTTTTAGTCCACTTGCACAGCGTATATTAGAGAAATGGGAAGAAGCACTTCCGCTATTCACTAAAATATTACCTGAAGAATACAAACAAGCATTAATTCGTTTAGAAAAAGAAAAATTAGAAACTATATAA